One Sulfolobus sp. S-194 DNA segment encodes these proteins:
- a CDS encoding MBL fold metallo-hydrolase — protein sequence MKVTPLAFESLGVRSQATLVETKDVRILIDPAVSLAPRRYGLPPHQLEVDKLIELAKKIYEISKDIDIIVITHYHYDHHDPGYVIPIEIYSNKMVFIKDPTNNINNSQKYRRAPKFLRALKDTPRKIEIADGKEFVFGSTKLIFSNAVPHGADERLGYVIQLGINDKDGTVLFTSDIEGAPKEQHLDFTKKISPNFIIIDGPLSYLLGRALSEEDLDKSIKNMESIVKNGLQYAIIDHHVLRDLNYENVLKPVKDVAKDFGVKVISAAEYLGIEPNLLEAHRRELFKKENKPATIPRGLAKLLHAGDN from the coding sequence ATGAAAGTTACACCATTAGCATTTGAGAGCTTAGGAGTTAGATCACAAGCAACCTTGGTTGAAACCAAGGATGTTAGAATTCTAATTGATCCTGCAGTGTCTTTAGCACCAAGAAGATATGGACTTCCTCCTCACCAATTAGAAGTAGACAAGCTGATCGAATTAGCTAAAAAAATCTATGAAATATCTAAGGATATAGACATTATAGTCATAACTCACTATCATTATGATCATCATGATCCCGGATACGTTATTCCAATCGAGATATATAGTAATAAAATGGTCTTTATTAAAGATCCCACAAACAACATAAATAATAGTCAGAAATATAGAAGAGCACCTAAGTTTCTTAGAGCATTGAAAGACACTCCTAGAAAAATAGAAATAGCTGACGGAAAAGAATTTGTTTTTGGTTCAACAAAATTAATTTTTTCAAACGCCGTACCTCATGGAGCAGATGAAAGACTGGGTTATGTTATTCAGCTGGGTATAAACGACAAAGATGGTACAGTACTTTTTACATCTGATATCGAGGGAGCTCCAAAGGAACAACATCTGGATTTTACCAAAAAAATCTCACCTAATTTTATTATAATAGACGGACCGCTAAGTTATTTATTAGGTAGAGCTTTATCAGAAGAAGATTTAGATAAATCAATAAAAAATATGGAGTCTATAGTCAAGAACGGACTACAATATGCTATAATCGATCATCACGTATTAAGGGATTTAAATTATGAAAATGTATTGAAACCAGTAAAAGATGTAGCAAAAGATTTTGGAGTTAAAGTAATCTCAGCTGCTGAATATTTAGGGATAGAACCAAATTTACTTGAAGCTCATAGAAGGGAACTATTCAAAAAAGAAAACAAACCAGCTACGATTCCTAGAGGATTAGCTAAATTATTACATGCCGGAGATAATTAA
- a CDS encoding aminopeptidase P family protein gives MKRIAKLRQLMKERMIDYIILGPGSNMFYLTGFTEEQMERPLFLVIDNWNVYFLAPKLYEEQLSHFNIPVVSYSDDENPYKKLNIEKGKSIAIDDTLWSSFTIDIINNFSPSQLIKANEIMKELRIIKQDEEIEIMKEGVRIAEKSFINTINQIKPGLNEKKIAKMLVDEFLNNGADSVSFEPIVTSGPNTSMPHLRSTIREIKQGDILIFDFGVKYKGYSTDTTRVASIGKPNEEIIKIFEIVKEAQQKAEDMIKENIQACEIDKVARQVISNYGFGKYFIHRTGHGIGIDVHEEPYIAPNYKRKIEKNMVFTIEPGIYLPEKFGIRIEDMVYVNNKAVMMNNLQKEEIFII, from the coding sequence ATGAAGAGGATAGCGAAATTAAGACAGTTAATGAAAGAGAGAATGATTGATTACATAATTCTTGGACCTGGTAGCAACATGTTTTATTTAACCGGATTTACTGAAGAACAGATGGAAAGACCATTATTTCTCGTAATAGATAATTGGAACGTTTACTTTTTAGCTCCAAAACTCTATGAAGAACAATTATCTCATTTTAACATACCAGTTGTAAGTTATTCTGATGATGAAAATCCTTACAAGAAATTGAACATCGAAAAAGGGAAAAGTATTGCAATTGATGACACTCTTTGGTCCTCATTTACAATAGACATAATAAATAATTTTTCACCTTCACAACTTATTAAGGCAAATGAAATAATGAAGGAATTACGAATAATTAAACAAGATGAAGAAATTGAAATAATGAAAGAAGGAGTTAGAATAGCTGAGAAATCATTTATCAATACTATAAATCAGATAAAGCCAGGTTTGAATGAGAAGAAAATAGCTAAAATGTTAGTGGATGAATTCCTAAATAATGGTGCCGATAGTGTGTCTTTCGAGCCAATAGTAACTTCTGGACCCAATACATCTATGCCACACTTGAGATCTACCATTAGAGAAATAAAACAAGGAGATATACTAATTTTTGATTTTGGAGTAAAATATAAGGGGTATTCTACTGATACTACTAGGGTAGCTAGTATTGGAAAACCTAATGAAGAAATAATAAAAATCTTTGAAATAGTTAAGGAAGCACAACAAAAGGCAGAAGACATGATAAAAGAAAATATACAGGCTTGTGAGATAGATAAAGTTGCAAGACAAGTTATATCAAACTATGGTTTTGGCAAATATTTCATCCATAGAACTGGACACGGAATTGGTATTGATGTGCATGAGGAACCTTATATTGCTCCAAATTATAAGAGAAAGATCGAGAAAAATATGGTATTTACTATTGAACCCGGAATTTATCTCCCAGAGAAATTTGGTATTAGAATAGAAGACATGGTTTATGTTAATAATAAGGCTGTGATGATGAATAATTTACAGAAAGAAGAGATTTTCATCATATAA
- a CDS encoding histone deacetylase family protein, which translates to MSLIPIIYSDVYLLHKPKYTHSENPDRIKRALAELKDYPIISPQKVSEEEVKLIHDEDYINLVKSSSKKESMIDPDTYTSKETFDVALYALGGALKAFETNGFALLRPPGHHAGRFGRAFSAPTLGFCIFNNIAFPIRKYALTRVLIIDFDVHYGNGTQDIFWNDSEIVHIDIHQDPRTIYPGTGFPDMIGGKNAEGTKINLLIPPLGGDDLYEELIPIIQSIIDDFKPKIIAYSAGFDAFEGDGLASVRATEWTYYNMGLLSNRFERKYGVLEGGYSVGLIRGLKAFIYGLQGEKKVYSKNTSSDAVKSRFRNYVSEEKRILREFWKI; encoded by the coding sequence GTGTCTTTAATACCAATAATTTATTCAGATGTTTATTTATTACATAAGCCCAAATATACGCATTCAGAGAATCCAGATAGGATAAAACGCGCTCTGGCAGAGTTAAAAGATTATCCCATAATTTCCCCGCAAAAGGTATCTGAAGAAGAAGTTAAATTAATTCATGATGAAGATTATATTAACCTAGTTAAATCATCTAGCAAAAAGGAGAGCATGATCGATCCCGATACTTACACTAGCAAAGAAACATTTGATGTAGCACTCTACGCTCTAGGTGGGGCATTAAAAGCATTTGAGACTAATGGGTTCGCTTTGTTAAGACCTCCAGGTCATCATGCTGGTAGGTTCGGAAGGGCATTCAGTGCTCCAACACTAGGTTTTTGTATTTTCAATAACATCGCTTTTCCTATAAGAAAATACGCCTTAACGAGAGTATTAATTATCGATTTCGATGTGCATTACGGTAACGGGACTCAAGATATATTCTGGAACGATTCAGAGATTGTGCATATAGATATTCATCAAGATCCAAGAACCATATATCCTGGTACTGGCTTCCCTGATATGATCGGAGGAAAAAATGCTGAAGGCACAAAGATTAATCTATTAATTCCACCATTAGGAGGAGACGATTTATATGAAGAGTTAATACCTATCATACAATCTATAATTGACGACTTTAAACCTAAAATAATAGCCTACTCTGCTGGTTTTGATGCTTTTGAAGGCGACGGACTTGCTAGTGTAAGGGCCACTGAGTGGACATATTATAATATGGGTTTGCTTTCAAATAGGTTTGAAAGGAAATATGGAGTCCTTGAAGGCGGTTATAGCGTAGGTCTAATAAGGGGACTTAAGGCGTTTATATACGGATTACAAGGAGAAAAGAAGGTGTATTCTAAGAATACATCATCAGATGCTGTTAAGAGTAGATTCAGAAATTATGTATCTGAAGAAAAGAGGATATTAAGAGAATTCTGGAAAATTTAG
- a CDS encoding zinc ribbon domain-containing protein, translating to MNEELVEAKIIDYGTLRELYKEVQFIRQYSKILKMKGQDVGPPPHNIPKELYYLALNSNEVKYGPIEIIGNNPYKLKGINAIVKSEREEIPLYAVIDFTNNIKVYLAYEKPRSIVGVDIGVRHLITIVALRNGKLWKTRFWGKELITDEMIKILGDPQGVSEIKNIRSKVRKVINDIVNFIDELNPKIVALEDLRIFENKVGNTLRNIEIELEQQLYSRGIKYKLVDPYNTSKICSNCGFKKGEVLGPLFVCPACGFKADRDFNAAYNLALKCYYTC from the coding sequence ATGAATGAGGAATTAGTTGAAGCTAAAATTATAGATTACGGAACATTGAGGGAATTATATAAGGAAGTCCAATTTATAAGACAATATTCTAAAATTTTGAAAATGAAAGGACAAGATGTAGGACCACCACCACATAATATACCAAAAGAACTGTATTATTTAGCGTTAAATTCTAATGAAGTGAAATACGGACCAATAGAAATAATAGGTAATAATCCTTACAAATTAAAAGGAATAAATGCCATAGTAAAAAGTGAAAGAGAAGAGATACCACTATATGCGGTTATCGATTTTACAAACAACATTAAGGTTTACTTAGCATATGAAAAACCTCGATCTATTGTGGGGGTAGATATTGGAGTAAGACATCTAATTACAATTGTAGCTTTGAGAAATGGAAAACTATGGAAGACTAGGTTTTGGGGAAAAGAACTGATCACTGATGAAATGATTAAAATCCTAGGAGATCCTCAAGGAGTTAGTGAAATAAAAAACATTAGAAGTAAGGTTAGAAAGGTAATAAACGATATAGTAAATTTCATTGATGAATTAAACCCTAAGATCGTAGCTTTAGAAGATTTAAGAATATTTGAAAATAAGGTTGGAAATACTTTAAGAAATATTGAAATAGAACTAGAACAACAATTATACTCCAGGGGTATAAAGTATAAGTTAGTTGATCCTTATAATACAAGTAAAATTTGCTCAAACTGCGGATTCAAAAAAGGAGAAGTCTTAGGACCTTTATTTGTATGCCCAGCATGCGGATTCAAAGCAGATAGAGACTTTAATGCTGCATATAATTTAGCATTAAAGTGCTATTATACTTGCTAA
- a CDS encoding class II glutamine amidotransferase — protein MCRILAFKAKGEPNLKVLKAFLSASKNDVYFKYGSHSDGWGFVSLISKNSKWKVLYYKTNEPIYEDPLFFDYLNLLKGDEIYAIFHARKAGKNFLLGVRHNHPYYYRLPTHDLYFAHNGSINRKAFSEPNYPSTDSYLFFLEIIRNYTSKNDFKTAYLETLSALSQYASSLNSALLTFNNQEGPRILVGYYYNKNRMKEIEEYYKLYRYENYIFSSTVGYYLGKNVEELSFSSINEISG, from the coding sequence ATGTGTAGAATTCTTGCTTTTAAAGCAAAAGGAGAGCCAAATCTTAAGGTTTTGAAAGCTTTTCTAAGCGCCAGCAAGAATGATGTATATTTTAAATATGGTTCACATTCAGATGGCTGGGGATTTGTATCGCTTATTTCAAAAAATAGTAAGTGGAAAGTACTTTATTATAAGACTAATGAGCCTATTTATGAAGATCCTTTATTTTTTGATTACCTGAATTTGCTTAAGGGAGATGAAATATATGCTATATTTCATGCTAGGAAAGCAGGGAAAAACTTCCTTCTAGGTGTAAGACATAATCATCCCTACTATTATAGATTACCTACACACGACTTATATTTCGCACATAATGGCTCTATAAACAGAAAGGCATTTTCCGAGCCTAACTACCCTTCAACTGATAGTTATTTGTTTTTCCTAGAAATAATAAGGAACTATACTTCGAAGAATGATTTTAAAACTGCTTACTTGGAAACGTTAAGTGCTCTTTCTCAGTACGCCTCTAGTCTTAATTCTGCATTATTGACTTTTAATAACCAAGAAGGACCTAGAATACTTGTTGGATATTATTATAATAAAAATAGAATGAAGGAAATTGAAGAATATTATAAACTTTATAGATATGAGAACTATATATTTTCATCTACTGTTGGATACTATTTAGGTAAGAATGTTGAAGAATTAAGTTTTAGCTCAATTAATGAAATATCTGGCTAA
- a CDS encoding MBL fold metallo-hydrolase — protein MKIIFIGTGAGATFGSKRVKSSIYIKSNEGTSVLLDLGTGANFKIEDLNLLDFEAIFITHLHIDHINGLFDHLVQRKILRMKEIQVYSPPGILKVLDSYVKSGNNISANMIESELPKAKIGDLEIYSVKACHSIYAVSYIITDGKKKIIYTGDTLEPCEAILDEAKDADLIIHEGSCVDDCKQYGHTSLKQLINMYDRNKLIITHIPAQIENQVKEIAKGYIIAYDGMMVDV, from the coding sequence ATGAAGATTATATTTATAGGTACGGGTGCAGGGGCAACTTTTGGTTCAAAAAGGGTTAAATCTTCTATATACATCAAAAGTAATGAAGGAACTTCTGTATTATTAGATTTAGGCACAGGGGCGAATTTTAAGATTGAGGATTTAAACCTCTTAGATTTTGAAGCAATCTTCATTACACACCTTCATATAGATCATATAAATGGATTATTTGACCATTTAGTTCAAAGAAAAATATTAAGAATGAAAGAAATACAAGTTTATTCACCACCAGGAATTCTTAAAGTCTTAGATTCATATGTTAAAAGTGGTAACAACATTTCAGCAAATATGATAGAAAGCGAACTTCCAAAAGCTAAAATTGGAGATCTAGAAATATACTCCGTTAAAGCATGTCATAGTATTTATGCTGTTTCTTATATAATAACAGACGGCAAAAAGAAGATTATTTACACTGGAGATACTTTAGAACCTTGCGAGGCTATATTAGATGAAGCAAAAGATGCAGACCTTATTATACATGAAGGTAGTTGTGTAGACGATTGCAAGCAATATGGACATACTTCACTGAAGCAACTCATAAATATGTATGATCGCAATAAATTAATTATAACACATATTCCAGCCCAAATAGAAAATCAAGTTAAAGAAATAGCAAAGGGTTATATTATAGCATATGATGGTATGATGGTAGATGTGTAG
- a CDS encoding ribokinase produces the protein MITVVGSYNVDFILKVEEFPNEGETVFAKEIYINHGGKGSNQAVSASRLKAKVRIIAAIGNDEFGKNAIRFWEDEGIDTAYVKIKNSVTGSAYIIVNSRGENMIVVNRGANALLNEEDIDNALSGDILLTQLEIDERVVKKALKEFNGIRILNPAPAILKDFSILDYVDILTPNEIEFKELTNSDDIESGIQLLLKKVKKAVIITLGERGALIATKHEKILVPTIKVNPVDTTGAGDVFNATLAVYLEKNYDLRTAVRIANKLASYSTTIIGALGPKYEEVKDLIEEENEN, from the coding sequence ATGATTACAGTTGTTGGAAGTTATAATGTAGATTTTATTCTTAAAGTGGAAGAATTTCCAAATGAAGGAGAAACAGTGTTTGCAAAAGAAATCTATATAAATCATGGCGGAAAAGGATCGAATCAAGCAGTATCTGCATCAAGACTTAAGGCTAAAGTTAGAATAATAGCTGCAATAGGTAATGATGAATTTGGAAAGAATGCAATAAGATTTTGGGAAGATGAGGGAATTGATACAGCGTATGTAAAAATAAAAAATAGTGTAACTGGTTCAGCATACATAATTGTAAATTCAAGAGGAGAAAATATGATAGTTGTAAATAGGGGTGCTAATGCTCTTTTAAATGAAGAGGATATAGATAATGCATTGTCTGGAGATATTTTACTTACTCAACTTGAGATAGACGAAAGAGTTGTGAAAAAAGCACTTAAGGAATTTAATGGAATAAGAATATTAAATCCTGCACCAGCAATACTTAAGGATTTTTCAATTTTAGATTATGTTGACATTCTAACCCCTAACGAGATAGAATTTAAGGAGCTTACAAATAGTGATGATATTGAATCTGGAATTCAATTATTGCTAAAGAAAGTAAAAAAAGCAGTTATAATTACACTTGGAGAAAGAGGTGCACTAATAGCAACTAAGCATGAAAAAATTTTAGTACCAACTATAAAGGTAAATCCTGTTGATACAACTGGTGCAGGAGACGTGTTCAATGCTACTCTTGCCGTATATCTAGAGAAAAATTATGATCTTAGAACAGCTGTAAGAATAGCAAATAAGTTAGCTTCATATTCAACTACAATTATTGGAGCTTTAGGACCTAAATATGAAGAGGTGAAGGATTTAATTGAAGAAGAAAATGAGAATTAA
- the thiD gene encoding bifunctional hydroxymethylpyrimidine kinase/phosphomethylpyrimidine kinase produces MIRPVAMTIAGSDSGGGAGLQADLKTFTSLGVFGTVIVTGLTAQNTFSVTNVLEVPAKFIEAQFDAVMVDLKPKYAKTGMLASSKVINAVMNKIIQYNISLVLDPVMIAKSGAPLVTEDTADALKKLIKHSLIITPNKFEAEKLSGIKITDKKTLIEATRKLYEMFNVNVVVKGGSHLDGFDFAIVDGKELELKGEPINTKNTHGSGDVFSASLTAYLAKGEKLEDALIKAKEYVTLSIKYSLDLGQGHGPVDPFAPVDRILQREFAREELERLLWEFEKDPSLILQMIEDNTKINVAFLTDYKDVATLAGGIIKYLNKIKLDGPILINIENDVSTKVRKINKRVCVSIALTKKVLDASEKGLLKISESGLDSDIVMLDGGVYLVGDSVDEILQKLRRINES; encoded by the coding sequence ATGATTAGACCAGTAGCAATGACAATAGCTGGTAGTGATTCAGGTGGTGGTGCTGGACTTCAAGCAGATCTCAAAACCTTTACTAGTCTAGGCGTCTTTGGAACTGTTATTGTAACGGGGTTAACAGCACAAAATACTTTTTCCGTTACCAATGTTTTAGAAGTTCCAGCTAAGTTTATTGAAGCACAATTTGACGCAGTAATGGTAGATTTAAAACCAAAATATGCAAAAACTGGAATGTTAGCTTCTAGTAAGGTAATTAATGCTGTCATGAATAAAATCATACAATATAATATATCTCTAGTGTTAGATCCAGTTATGATAGCTAAATCTGGTGCACCTCTAGTCACTGAGGATACTGCTGATGCATTAAAGAAGCTCATTAAGCACTCACTAATAATTACTCCAAATAAATTTGAAGCTGAAAAATTGTCTGGAATAAAAATAACTGATAAGAAAACACTCATAGAAGCAACTAGGAAACTTTATGAAATGTTCAACGTGAATGTAGTAGTAAAAGGAGGAAGCCATCTTGACGGATTTGATTTCGCAATAGTAGATGGAAAAGAGTTAGAGCTAAAAGGAGAACCTATAAATACAAAAAATACACATGGAAGTGGTGATGTATTTTCTGCTTCTTTAACAGCGTATTTGGCTAAAGGAGAAAAACTAGAAGATGCATTGATAAAAGCTAAAGAATATGTTACATTAAGCATAAAATACTCCTTAGATTTAGGTCAAGGTCACGGTCCAGTAGATCCTTTTGCACCAGTAGACAGAATATTACAAAGGGAATTTGCAAGAGAAGAACTTGAGAGATTACTTTGGGAATTTGAGAAAGATCCATCATTGATTTTACAAATGATTGAAGACAACACTAAAATCAATGTTGCATTTTTAACTGATTATAAAGATGTTGCTACGTTGGCTGGAGGAATAATCAAATATCTAAATAAGATTAAATTAGACGGACCTATTTTAATTAATATAGAAAATGATGTAAGTACAAAGGTAAGAAAGATTAATAAAAGAGTTTGTGTTTCTATTGCTTTAACTAAAAAGGTTCTTGATGCATCAGAAAAAGGGTTATTAAAAATATCTGAGAGTGGCTTAGATAGTGATATTGTAATGCTTGATGGCGGAGTTTATTTAGTAGGAGATTCCGTAGACGAGATTTTACAAAAACTTAGGAGGATTAACGAGTCATGA
- the cas4 gene encoding CRISPR-associated protein Cas4, whose protein sequence is MLVEKIFKKKLEDYLTHTKDDNTLYVTDLIRCPLKLQYEKTYKELAISEVFTPSTILGDMVHEGLENFIKNNFSNSQVEVEIEKEIPINNKQVKIKGRIDAIAEINGEKVVIEIKSARADKGLPHEHHKVQLQIYLWMTGIKRGLLVYITPDRVTEYEVNEPADEVGVIRLAEETLKRTKVPRYPWECSYCVYSSVCPYKRNK, encoded by the coding sequence ATGCTAGTGGAAAAAATTTTTAAAAAGAAATTGGAAGATTATCTAACGCATACAAAGGATGATAATACACTTTACGTCACAGACTTAATAAGATGTCCCCTAAAACTCCAGTATGAAAAAACGTATAAAGAACTAGCAATTTCAGAGGTCTTCACACCCTCTACGATTTTAGGCGATATGGTACATGAGGGATTAGAAAACTTCATTAAAAATAACTTTAGTAATTCTCAAGTTGAGGTTGAGATAGAAAAAGAAATTCCAATAAATAATAAACAAGTAAAGATAAAAGGAAGAATTGACGCAATAGCCGAAATTAACGGAGAAAAAGTAGTAATTGAAATAAAAAGTGCTAGGGCTGATAAGGGATTACCACATGAGCATCATAAAGTTCAATTACAAATTTACCTTTGGATGACTGGAATAAAGAGAGGTTTACTAGTGTATATAACTCCAGACAGAGTAACTGAATATGAAGTAAATGAACCAGCAGACGAGGTAGGAGTAATCAGACTAGCTGAAGAGACGCTAAAAAGAACTAAAGTACCTAGGTATCCCTGGGAATGTAGTTATTGCGTCTATTCCTCTGTATGCCCCTACAAGAGAAATAAATAA
- a CDS encoding glycosyltransferase family 2 protein, with product MLDEIIAFISILVSSWSVYNSFLAIYGITWNKIETKDFSDKTFSIIIPAKNEEKVLGRLLDRMVNQEYDKSKYEIIVVEDGSTDNTYQVCKQYENLYDNLVHCVKLTPSNVPNGKSRALNYAMKVAKHEIIGIFDADTVPRLDVLSYASSVFSDPQVAGVQGKLIPINVRENIITRFASLEELYYEYSIAGRARLGLFVPLEGTCTFIRKSVVQEVGEWNEYSLTEDLDLSIRLVSKGYKIVYVPSIMAWREVPISLRWLIKQRLRWYRGHFEVNLKLRGSKIDLRIIDGALIVLTPIFMVLNLVNYSLILIYPTSLFIVATVFVSAASFVSFITALAISKRHLIEFPYSILSLIYMNFIVLLNITALLLEITRRPRIWVKTERSGRVFTEIGR from the coding sequence ATGTTAGATGAAATAATAGCATTCATAAGTATTTTAGTATCATCCTGGAGTGTTTACAACTCATTTTTGGCAATTTATGGGATCACATGGAATAAAATTGAAACCAAAGATTTCTCAGATAAAACTTTTTCTATAATTATACCGGCTAAAAACGAAGAGAAAGTACTGGGGAGACTATTAGATAGGATGGTAAACCAAGAATATGATAAATCAAAATATGAAATAATTGTTGTTGAAGATGGTTCAACAGATAACACGTATCAAGTTTGCAAGCAATACGAAAACCTTTATGATAATCTAGTTCATTGTGTAAAATTAACTCCATCAAATGTTCCAAACGGTAAAAGTAGGGCTCTAAATTATGCCATGAAAGTAGCTAAGCATGAGATCATTGGAATATTTGACGCTGATACTGTTCCAAGATTAGATGTACTAAGTTACGCTTCTTCAGTGTTTAGTGACCCACAAGTAGCTGGAGTACAAGGAAAGTTGATACCTATTAACGTTAGAGAAAATATAATTACTCGATTTGCTAGTCTTGAAGAGTTATATTACGAGTATTCTATAGCCGGAAGAGCAAGATTAGGATTATTTGTACCACTTGAAGGAACTTGCACATTTATAAGAAAATCAGTCGTACAAGAAGTAGGAGAGTGGAATGAATACAGTCTGACTGAAGATTTAGACCTAAGCATTAGATTAGTGTCAAAAGGCTATAAGATAGTTTATGTACCCTCTATTATGGCATGGAGAGAGGTACCAATAAGTTTAAGATGGCTAATAAAACAGAGATTAAGATGGTACAGGGGACACTTTGAGGTTAATCTAAAATTAAGGGGAAGTAAGATAGATCTAAGAATAATAGATGGTGCTCTTATAGTTTTAACTCCTATCTTCATGGTATTAAACCTGGTTAATTATTCCCTAATTCTAATTTATCCGACCTCTCTATTTATAGTTGCAACAGTGTTTGTATCTGCTGCCTCATTTGTAAGCTTCATCACCGCTTTAGCTATTTCAAAGAGGCACTTAATTGAATTTCCATACTCAATACTATCACTAATATACATGAATTTCATAGTTTTACTTAATATAACGGCTTTGCTCTTAGAAATTACTAGAAGACCCAGAATATGGGTTAAAACAGAAAGAAGCGGAAGGGTTTTTACAGAGATAGGGAGATGA
- a CDS encoding PLP-dependent aminotransferase family protein, translating to MVSRIGREIEISPVELASQVAKKVEINLASGTPDPKVMPIKEIKEAYNEIIEEYGSKVFFYPGAGGQEELIKEIENYVPSLNLTLNGNRVVVTSGAQHAIELLSKYFLENDTIAVENPTFIETFTPLKLRSNVILPIGLDSKGIIVDELETLLKIVKIKLLYVIPNCHNPAGVNLCEDRRKRLIELADNYNFYILEDDPYKPIAGETPKPIKYFDKSGRVIYISSFSKIIVPGLRIGFILANEEIAEKISLIEQMDFSTSTINQYVVARLLKKGIVKERMNYLYKHYANKMKILTDSLLDAGFTDFNKPSCGFFLLLNLKKDSWKVFNEAIKMGLSFVPAKPFFLRGGDTMARLSISVATEDEIKKGVKILKSAWDRV from the coding sequence ATGGTCTCCCGGATAGGCAGGGAAATAGAAATTTCTCCAGTAGAATTAGCCTCACAAGTTGCAAAAAAGGTCGAAATAAATCTTGCCAGTGGCACTCCAGATCCTAAAGTTATGCCTATTAAAGAAATAAAAGAAGCTTATAACGAGATTATTGAAGAATATGGTAGCAAAGTATTTTTTTATCCTGGTGCAGGAGGACAAGAGGAACTTATAAAGGAAATAGAGAACTATGTACCTAGTCTTAATTTAACTTTAAATGGAAACAGAGTTGTAGTCACAAGTGGTGCTCAACACGCGATTGAGCTTTTATCCAAATATTTTCTAGAAAATGATACTATAGCCGTTGAAAATCCTACATTCATAGAAACTTTTACACCATTAAAGTTAAGAAGTAATGTTATTCTTCCTATAGGTCTTGATTCAAAAGGAATTATTGTTGATGAATTAGAGACATTACTAAAAATTGTAAAAATCAAATTACTTTATGTAATACCTAATTGCCATAATCCAGCGGGAGTTAATTTATGTGAAGATAGAAGGAAAAGGTTGATTGAACTTGCAGATAATTACAATTTCTACATATTAGAAGATGATCCATATAAGCCTATAGCTGGAGAGACTCCTAAACCTATAAAATACTTTGATAAAAGTGGAAGGGTGATTTACATAAGTTCCTTTAGCAAGATTATTGTGCCAGGATTAAGAATAGGCTTTATACTAGCAAATGAAGAAATTGCAGAAAAAATATCTCTTATCGAACAAATGGATTTCTCTACTTCAACAATAAATCAGTATGTAGTAGCTAGATTGTTAAAAAAGGGAATAGTAAAGGAAAGAATGAATTATCTCTACAAGCATTATGCTAATAAGATGAAAATTTTAACAGACTCTCTATTAGATGCCGGTTTTACTGATTTTAACAAACCGTCTTGTGGATTTTTCTTACTTCTTAATCTAAAGAAAGACAGTTGGAAAGTCTTCAATGAGGCAATAAAAATGGGCTTAAGCTTTGTTCCAGCCAAGCCTTTCTTTTTAAGGGGAGGAGATACTATGGCTAGACTAAGTATATCCGTTGCTACTGAGGACGAAATTAAAAAAGGGGTTAAAATATTAAAATCAGCGTGGGATAGAGTTTAA